One Astatotilapia calliptera chromosome 1, fAstCal1.2, whole genome shotgun sequence DNA segment encodes these proteins:
- the LOC113020294 gene encoding phosphorylase b kinase regulatory subunit alpha, liver isoform isoform X2, producing the protein MRSRSNSGVRLDGYARLVQETILCHQNPVTGLLPASAQKKDAWVRDNVYSVLAVWGLGMAYRKNADRDEDKAKAYELEQSVVKLMQGLLQCMMRQVAKVEKFKHTQSTKDCLHAKYDTPTCATVVRDDQWGHLQVDATSIYLLMLAQMTASGLRIISNLDEVAFIQNLVFYIEAAYKVADYGMWERGDKTNQGIPELNASSVGMAKAALEAIDELDLFGAHGGPKSVIHVLPDEVEHCQSILCSMLPRASTSKEIDAGLLSITSFPAFAVEDADLVAVTKSEIISKLQGRYGCCRFIRDGYRCPKEDPSRLHYDPAELKLFENIECEWPVFWTYLILDGIFAGDQVQVQEYREALEGVLIRGKNGIKLVPELYSVPPDKVEEEYSNPHSVDRVAMGQLPHMWGQSLYILGCLLAEGFLAPGEIDPLNRRFSTSFKPDVVVQVCVLAESEEIQELLRDLGIEVQTMAEVLPIRVMPARILSHVYVRLGNSKKLSLSGRPYRHIGVLGTSKFYEIRNRSYIFTPQFLDQHHFYLALDNQMIVEMLRTELAYLSCCWRMTGRPTLTFPITRSMLDEDGETIDSCILSTLRKLQDGYFAGARVQMSDVSSVQTTSFHTRLSFLDEENDDILLEDGGDDDDGYGEEYNICRPSDDSEDVFDQYLTQLLHSTTTKCHLPPIQRGQHHVFSPEHTTRDILSFMAQVQGLNVPKSSMYLPVTPVKSKHRKSLNLLDVPHPQHGPQAKQHKSHSAADLHLPRDSQGNTDFEALVRQLKECPTLQDQADILYILYVMKGADWLVELSGPGQGGVSVRSLLEELYVEAGACKEWGLIRYISGILRKRVEVLAEACTDLISHHKQLTVGLPPQPRERVITVPLPPDELNNLIYEASGQDISVAVVTQEIMVYLAMYVRSQPALFGDMLRLRIGLIMQVMATELARSLHCSGEEASESLMSLSPFGMKNLLHHILSGKEFGVERSMRPIQSAATSPAISIHELGHTGATKTERTGIHKLKSEIKQIFSGGFSLSSNVTSPRSTRCSSPSTPSGMLSPVSTCPGDGQLHWEERQGQWLRRRRLDGAINRVPMGFYQKVWKILQKCHGLSIDGYVLPSSTTREMTAGEIKFAVQVESVLNHVPQPEYRQLLVETVMVVGLIADVDVDNIGGIIHVDRVLHLANDLFLSDQKSHGASEYFLEKDPATGICNFFYDSAPSGSYGTMTYLSKAAVTYVQDFLPSSSCLMQ; encoded by the exons ATGAGGAGTCGCAGTAACTCAGGAGTGCGGCTGGACGGCTATGCCCGGCTGGTCCAGGAGACTATCCTGTGCCATCAG AATCCAGTGACAGGACTTCTTCCTGCCAGTGCGCAGAAGAAGGATGCCTGGGTGAGGGATAATGTTTACAGTGTCCTGGCGGTGTGGGGGCTGGGAATGGCCTACCGGAAGAATGCAGACCGCGATGAAGACAAGGCCAAAGCTTATGAACTGGAGCAG AGTGTGGTGAAACTGATGCAGGGGCTTCTGCAGTGCATGATGAGACAG GTGGCCAAGGTGGAGAAGTTCAAACACACCCAGAGTACAAAAGATTGCTTGCATGCCAAATATGATACTCCCACTTGTGCCACAGTGGTCAGAGATGATCAGTGGGGTCATCTCCAGGTGGACGCCACCTCGATTTACCTGCTGATGCTGGCACAGATGACAGCCTCAG GTCTTCGTATCATTTCCAACCTGGACGAGGTAGCCTTCATCCAAAACTTGGTCTTCTACATAGAGGCTGCCTACAAAGTAGCG GACTATGGAATGTGGGAACGAGGTGACAAGACTAACCAGGGCATTCCTGAGCTCAATGCCAGCTCTGTAGGAATGGCTAAG GCAGCGCTTGAAGCTATAGATGAGCTGGATCTGTTTGGTGCTCATGGAGGGCCAAAGTCAGTAATCCATGTGTTGCCTGATGAAGTCGAACACTGTCAG TCTATTCTGTGCTCCATGCTGCCAAGAGCTTCAACTTCAAAGGAAATAGATGCTGGTCTTCTGTCCATTACTTCTTTCCCTGCGTTTGCTGTGGAGGATGCTGACCTGGTGGCCGTGACGAAGTCAGAGATCATAAGCAAACTGCAG GGTCGCTATGGCTGCTGTCGCTTTATCAGGGACGGATATCGTTGTCCCAAAGAG GATCCATCTCGGCTGCATTATGATCCTGCTGAGCTCAAGCTATTTGAGAATATTGAGTGTGAGTGGCCTGTGTTTTGGACTTACCTCATCCTGGATGGTATTTTTGCTGGTGATCAAGTTCAG GTGCAAGAGTACCGTGAAGCACTGGAGGGTGTTTTAATCAGAGGGAAGAATGGCATTAAGTTGGTGCCTGAACTTTATTCTGTTCCTCCTGACAAG GTTGAGGAGGAGTATAGCAATCCTCACTCAGTAGACAGGGTAGCCATGGGTCAGCTGCCACACATGTGGGGACAGTCACTCTACATCTTGGGGTGCCTTCTGGCTGAG GGTTTTTTAGCACCAGGAGAGATAGATCCGCTCAACAGGAGATTCTCTACAAGCTTCAAACCAGATGTTGTGGTACAAG tttgtgttcTAGCAGAGTCGGAGGAGATCCAGGAGTTGTTAAGAGATCTGGGGATCGAGGTACAAACGATGGCAGAAGTTCTGCCCATCAGGGTCATGCCAGCTCGCATCCTGAGCCATGTCTATGTTAGACTGG GGAACAGCAAGAAACTGAGTCTGAGTGGGCGGCCGTACAGACACATTGGTGTCCTGGGAACATCCAAATTCTACGAGATCCGAAATCGCTCTTACATATTCACCCCTCAG tttctggatcagcaccatttCTATCTGGCTCTGGACAACCAGATGATTGTGGAGATGTTACGGACCGAACTGGCCTATCTCTCTTGTTGCTGGAGGATGACAGGGCGGCCCACGCTCACATTCCCAATCACCCGTAGCATGCTGG ATGAAGATGGAGAAACAATTGATTCATGTATCCTGTCAACTCTAAGGAAACTACAGGATGGCTATTTTGCTGGAGCGAG GGTGCAGATGTCAGACGTCTCCAGTGTCCAGACCACTTCTTTTCACACTCGTCTCAGCTTCCTGGATGAAGAGAATGATGACATATTGCTTGAGGATGGaggcgatgatgatgatggatatGGAGAGGAGTATAATATCTGTCGTCCCTCGG ATGACTCAGAAGATGTATTTGACCAGTACCTCACCCAGCTCCTTCACAGCACCACTACCAAGTGCCATCTTCCTCCCATCCAGAGGGGGCAGCACCATGTCTTCAGTCCAGAACATACCACAAGAGACATCCTGTCTTTTATGGCGCAGGTCCAGGGCCTGAACGTTCCCA AGTCTTCCATGTATCTGCCTGTGACTCCGGTCAAGAGCAAACATCGCAAATCTCTCAACCTTCTTGATGTTCCTCATCCTCAGCACGGCCCACAGGCGAAACAGCACAAG TCACACTCTGCTGCTGATCTTCATCTGCCGCGAGACTCTCAGGGCAACACAGACTTTGAAGCATTGGTCAGGCAGCTAAAAGAATGCCCCACTCTTCAGGACCAGGCTGACATCCTCTACATTCTCTATGTGATGAA AGGAGCTGATTGGCTGGTGGAGTTGTCAGGTCCTGGGCAGGGTGGGGTCAGTGTGCGATCACTGTTGGAGGAGCTGTACGTAGAAGCCGGAGCCTGTAAAGAGTGGGGGCTCATTAGGTACATCTCTGGAATACTGCGCAAGAGGGTGGAGGTCCTCGCTGAG GCCTGCACAGATCTGATTTCCCATCACAAGCAGCTGACTGTAGGTCTACCTCCTCAACCCAGGGAAAGAGTGATCACAGT CCCTCTTCCGCCAGATGAGTTAAACAACCTCATCTACGAAGCCAGTGGTCAGGACAtcagtgtagcagtggtcaCTCAG GAAATCATGGTGTATCTAGCCATGTATGTGCGCTCCCAGCCCGCTCTGTTCGGGGACATGCTCAGACTCAGGATAGGACTCATCATGCAAGTGATGGCCACTGAGTTAGCTCGCAGCCTGCACTGTTCTG GGGAGGAGGCGTCAGAGAGTTTGATGAGCCTGAGTCCATTTGGCATGAAGAACCTACTGCATCACATCCTCAGTGGCAAAGAATTtggggtggagagaagca TGCGCCCAATCCAGTCTGCAGCCACTAGCCCTGCGATATCCATCCATGAACTAGGTCACACAGGAGCTACAAAGACTGAACGCACAGGAATACACAAGCTAAAGAGTGAGATAAAACAG ATCTTCAGTGGCGGTTTTTCCTTGAGTAGCAATGTCACATCGCCTCGCTCTACG CGGTGCAGTAGCCCTTCCACTCCCAGTGGAATGCTGTCCCCGGTGAGCACTTGTCCAGGAGACGGCCAGCTGCACTGGGAGGAGAGGCAAGGCCAGTGGCTGAGGAGACGCAGGCTAGATGGTGCCATCAACAGAGTACCTATGGGTTTCTACCAAAAGGTGTGGAAGATCCTGCAGAAGTGCCACGGTCTGTCCATCGACGGATACGTGTTACCCTCTTCTACCACAAGAGAG atgaCAGCAGGAGAGATTAAGTTTGCAGTGCAGGTTGAATCTGTGCTGAACCACGTCCCTCAGCCAGAGTACCGGCAGCTGCTAGTGGAGACGGTGATGGTTGTGGGCCTGATAGCGGACGTAGACGTGGACAACATCGGCGGCATCATCCACGTGGATCGCGTCTTGCATTTGGCCAATGACCTTTTCCTCAGTGACCAG AAATCCCACGGCGCCAGTGAGTATTTCCTTGAGAAGGACCCAGCAACCGGAATCTGCAACTTTTTCTACGACAGCGCTCCTAGTGGTAGCTATGGCACCATGACCTATCTCTCCAAAGCAGCAGTCACTTACGTCCAGGACTTCCTGCCAAGTTCCAGCTGCCTGATGCAGTGA